CCTGTTCATTGACCTGGAAACCGCGCTCCAGCAAGAGCTTGATGACCTTCTCCTGTGCAGGATGTTTTTTAAAGTTGTTCAGTATTTTGCTCCACATGGATTGCGAACCTGAAAATTAATTATTATAATAGATATCAATAGTAAATTAATTATACTAAATATCAATAGTATATTAATCATTCTTAAATCCATTCATAATGTGCCATTACCTCTGGCTTGAAATCAAACAGGAGGCTACCCTCAACGTATCCGAAAAACAGGCATCCACCACAATTCCGTGCTGTTCTGGCACGTTGGTCCTTTGACGACTCCCATACATGTTCCAGCCCCTCGCTTGCATGACCAAGTCGTTCTTTTTGTACCCGGCAGTGTTCTATGCAGCCATCTGATGTGACATTGAGGATAATATCAGCGGCATGACACGTGAAATCCATGGTACGGTCCCGTACCATTTTCAGGTATGTCAGGGAATTGATAATAGGATATCCTTCTTTCTTCAGCCTGATTATACTGTCCACAGCCCGCTCGTATTTGGCAGTATCCTGTATCCCTATCCTGTCCCACACATCCTGACCTATGCCTCCTGACTGGTTCAGCGCCTCAAAGGATATCCATACTCCCATCTCCCTGGCCAGGTGTACCAGCGGCTCAATATCATCCAGGTTCTGTCCGGAGATGACGCAGTTCATCAGGATAGGGTTCCTGCGCCCATCATTAGCCGCTTCGATACCGGCCAGAAGGTCATTGAAATCCATGCCCCTGATATCTTTATAGGAATCGGTCCCGTCTACTGATACTGACAGGTAGTCCACCACATCCAGTTCATGCGCCCGCTGTTTAAGCAGTTTACCGTTCGTTATCATGGACGTTATCATTCCCAGCTCGCGGGCATATGCCATGATAAAGGGCAGGTCGTCCCTCAATAATGGTTCTACGGTCCAGGCATTGTAATACTTGATGCCAAAACGTTTTGCCTCATCCAGCATGCGCAGGATATCCCCCGTCTCCATTTCGTCCTTTTCTTCTTTCCAGTATTCACAAAAATCGCAATGCATGTTGCACCTTGCATTGATACCGTGGGATAGGACGAAAGGTCTTTTTTTGATCCTGAGCTGCCAGAGGGCTTTAGATGCAAGAATGGGGGAGAATGTTCTCATAGAGGTCAGGTATTGAGGTCATTTCATGGTATGTTCCAGTGCCGGTCCAACAATCATACAGTATAGCTGTGATGATATAACGGGTTTATTATCTATTGTTCCAATTTCCACGTGCTCGTCAGGATACCCTAACTTTTCAAGAACTGCAACCGGTACATCGAGTCTGATACTTCCAAGGATCGATACCACTTCATCGACACCAAAATGCGGGGAAGGAAGCAAGAAAATGGTTGAACCCAAAGTAATGGCCCGCCTGAATTTTATTGCTACAGGTGCCGGATTCCTGCCATGCGCGTTAACCACCACGATACCGGCAAGGTTAACTTTCAACCGGGCACATGCAGCCTGCAAAGATGAGATCCCGGGTATTACCACATCATTGGGTCCTGCAAATTTACCCAGGCCTGAAAGGTTGGGGTCGCCGGTTGAAAGGAGAACAGCATCGGAGGGAAGGTCACGTACCCGTCCATAGTCCTCTATCGCCCTGGCTTCGCAGCAAATATATTCAGCTGCCAGTTCAAGGGCACGGGGTGAACCATACACCATCCCGGCTTGCTGTATTGTCAGGGCGGCCTCTGGGGTCACCATACCAGGACCGATACCAACGCCAACGATTTTCATGCTATGCTCTCCGTATCCTTTATAATAGTGCCATCCCTGTCAAGGAGTATTATCCTCGTCCTTCCTGCTTTATTCACAGCCGCCTCGAGCGCCCGGTCCAGATTTGGGTTCGTCGGGTCATTATCCACCATCTCAAGCACGGTGTTGAACCCTGTCCCCTCCAGGATATCAGGCACTGCCCATTTCAATATCAATCCCGGGAGCCCACATAGTATCGTTTCTCCCCCTGACGCCTTAATACCTTCGTCAAGCCGGCTGCCCACCATGACGACCGTATGTTCAGGGAACAGCATCTGGGAATAACGCATCCCGACACGCCCTGTGGTCAGTACCACGTTCGAGGCATCTCGTATAAGGTCCATCCTGGTCTCGCCCAGGTGGTCGCTCCATGGTTCCACGAATCCGGTCGTTCCCAGTATGGATATGCCGCCTTCCACACCGACCCGCGGATTCAGGGTTTGTGCCCCCACAGCTACGCCATCAGGTACAGACAGGCTCACGATGGCACCTTCCAGGCCGGTCTCATCCAGTGCCTCCTGGATAGATTCCAGTATCTGGCGGTACGGAGCAGGATTTATGGCAGGCATCCCGACTTCAACCTGCAGTCCGCCTCTGGTGACCCTGCCAATACCGGGTCCTGCGAGCAGTTCAATCCGGGAGGAGGGAATTGCCTCAGCAATGAATACCAGACCACCCGTTGCATCGCTTTCATGGTCGCCCGGTATCTTTACCACCTCTGCCCTGCCGCTCGCTGCCTGTGTGCTAAGGTGTGCCCGTATTCCAGCCGGGGTAGGTACCGATACTGAATCCACCTCTCCCTGTATTGATAACACTGAAGCTTTAGCTGCGGCTGCAGCGGTTGTACCTGTGGTAAAGCCTCTGTGCAGCACCTTGCCGTTTGAGAGTACCACCAGCAGTCCTGCTCTCACGCCTTCGGCCAGTTCCCGGGACGGCATGTCCACCCGGTCGAGCCATTCCCTGGGAATCTGAAAATCGTTTACGGGGTCAATTAATTTCATATTATGTACTATATTGTGGCTTACTATTCAAACAATTTTATTATATAACTTTTGTATAAAATTTCTAGCGTGATAAAGTAAATAATTTGTAGTACTTATCGTTTTTTGAGTTATATATGTATTGTTAAATATTATTTAACGAAACAAAGTGGAGACCATCACGTATTTTGTGAGCATAAACCTTAAATAGCAGATACTGAATATCCTGCGGTTTCCAGCGACTTGATTAGTAAACATGTTTTAGTATGGTCAATAATCCATCAAGCTCTGTGGCAGAAGTCAAGCACCATAATCCATAGTTGCGGAGGTGGTTGATGTCTCGTCGAAAACTGTTCTGTTAAGTACGGACCGGGCGCAGGCATCAATGCAAGAATAGAGGCGGCGGGTAAGGTGCAGGAATGGAGGTAGCTGGAAGTGAAGAAATGAATGGAGCCCGTACTTTTATCACAATAAAGATATATTTCAGATGGGTCCGGCACGTCTTAACATACCGCCCCATCTTCATACCGAAGCAGCATAAACACTCTGTCCCTGCCCAAAATATGAATCATATACATGCTGATATACTACATCACACTTATTCTGATATACCTCTGGAGTATAAATTCGAGGCAGAAGATCTAACGTCTCTTCGATAGATACAAAGACCGCAGCCCGGGATTGTTGTCTTTTACGCCAATCCAGCACCAACATCTCATCTTTTAGGGTTTCCAAAAGCTTTTGTGCCACCTTCTTAACCTGTGATTCTTCTTTCTCATTCAAAGTAATTTCCGGCCTGGTCAATAGATCAAAGATTGCCAATTCCTCTTCGCTAAGTTTTTCGGCAATTCCCCGTTTTTCTTCTGCATTGATTTCTTGAGCAAAAGCCATTAATTTCGTGAAAAAGAACTCCACATTATGTGAGCCAGAATTATACTCATCAATCATTTCCTGGAACTTCTCCAGATAATCCATCCGACTTTTATTTAAACGAATCAACTGCGCCAATTTATTTTCAACTGAAGCTCTCAATTTTTCTGTTTCGATCCGTTTATGGCCTTTTTCAAAAGCTTCCTTTAATGCTTCAAAATTAACCTGGCTTAAATCCAGGTATTTGCTTACATCAGATTGTTCGGATGGATCCTGGATGATGTATCCTTCTGTAGCAATTGACTGATCTAACAAATCTTCAACTTCACCCATAATATCTGAGATATCAGCTTTCGGTGTCAGGGAACGAATTTTTACAGCTATTACTGTGATGAGTTTCTGGCTGGGTCCAAACTCATTTGCGGCTGGATCGGGGAGAATCGCCCGGTATATTTTAGCTACGTTCACTGCCAGTGACAGGTATTTTTTCTTCGAATCATCATTGACTAAAATTGCTTCAACAGCATTATCAAGTAATTTCACACGTTTAAAACCATCAGCAGCATGAATTTTAGCCAGGTTGATACCTCGTTTTTTACAAAAATCTGTTGTTTCATTGATCACCTGTTTCAGGTACTGAACAAGCTCACTTTTATCCCTTACCGGAGTTTCGCCCTCTTTGGTTTCTCCACCACCAGCAGATCCATAGATGGCCAGAGCTTTTTCCAGATTCCGGAATACTCCGATATAATCCACTATCAGGCCATTTAACTTATCTCCAAAAACACGGTTTGCCCTGGCAATGGTCTGCATTAGCGTATGGTTGCGCATGGGTTTGTCGAGATAGATGGTAGAACAGGAAGGGACATCAAAACCGGTCATCCACATAGCACAGACAAATACAATGCGAAATGGATCATTCGGATCTTTGAATTTTTTATCCAGGTCTTCATTTACGATCCGCCTTCTATGTGGGGCAATATCCAATCCCTTTTCTTTGAAGGTTTCAATTTCATTCTGCTCCTGGGATACCACAACTGCCATGTCGGTCTCTTTCATGAATTTGATTCTGATCAGATGTTCTTTTCTCTCAATTTCATTAACGGAGACTGGTTTTGATTCAAGTTCGTTGAGATATTTTTGCCAGTACTCCTGCACTTTATCATACATCTTTACCGCAGTTGCTTTATCGATGGAAATGACCATTGCCTTGCCAGTGGTCCCACGGCCCATGAAATGTGCAACAATATCTTCTGCGATCTTCTCAAGCCGGTCGTTCCTGGTAATAAGATGGTACTCCCGGGCAAATTCCCGGGCGACTTTCTTTTCCTGTTCTTCATCCAATTCTGCTTCTTCTATCAAGCATTCCAGATCTGTATTGAGGTCTTTATTGGTAAGCTGAAGTCCAGGGATGCGGTTTTCATAATACAGCGGTACTGTAGCTCCGTCCTCTACTGATTGTTTGAAATCATAGATACTGATATAATCCCCGAATACTTCTTTTGTTTTTTCTTCGCCAATGATAAGGGGTGTACCGGTAAAGGCAATAAAGGCAGCATTGGGAAGAGCATTGCGCATATTGGTGGCAAGTATATCGTACTGACTGCGATGTGCTTCGTCAGTGATTACAATGATATCATCCCGGTCTGAGATCTTGGGGTAGGTTTCATCTTTATCGGTTCGGAATTTCTGTATCAATGTGAAAATGAAACGGTGGTCTTCACTCAGGAGTTGTTGCAGGTGTTTGCCACTTGTGGCCTGTACGTGTTCTTCTGTTACGATTCCCGTATTGGCAAAATTTTTATAGATCTGGTCGTCCAGTTCCTGCCTGTCGGTTATCATAACAAAGGTATAGTTCCCGGGAATTTTGCGCAGTACCTTTTGGGAAAAGAAGATCATTGAGTAACTCTTCCCGCTTCCCTGTGTATGCCAGAATACTCCCAGTTTCCCCTGATTCTCTTTAATCTGTAATAGCGCTTCAGTGGCATTGTTCACACCCAGGTATTGATGGTTCTTTGCCACGAATTTTGCGAGACCGCCACTGATCTCACTGAAAATGGTGAAATTCTCTATAATATCCAGCAGGCGGGAAGGTTCACAGGTCCCACGGATCATAGTATCCAGTGAAATGATACCCTCTTCCCCTTCGCTGTTGATCTTTTTCCATTCTGTGAAGTGCTCCCAAGCAGCGGTCATGCTGCCGATTTTGCTGATACTTCCATTTGAGAGTAGAATTAATGCATTGTACCAGAAGACCTGGGGGATGGTTGATTTATAGTCGCGCAGATTATCCTGATATGCATGTTCCAGACGCCTGTGGGATGCTTTGAGTTCAATGAAAACGAGGGGCAGTCCATTGACAAAACCCACCAGATCGGGCCGGCGCTTGTACATATCACCTGACACCCAGAACTGGGACGCAAGGAAGAAGTCATTATTTGAATGATTGTTCCAGTCAATGACCTGTACTGTTTCTACAATTTCTTCATTCTCATTATCCTGAAATGAGACTTTTACGCCATTTTTTAATAATTGGTATACTTCGCGGTTGGCATTGGCAGGGCTCATAATGCTTCTATCACGGGCCAGTTCTTCAATAGCCAGTTCAATGACTTCTTTGGGAAGAGCAGGATTTAATCGTTCCAATGCCAAACGTAATCGGGGCAATATCACTACTTCGCTGGATGTCTCACGACCAAGTGTACAATCTTCACCGAATTTTTCATCAAAACAGTTGCCAGTTTCCCACCCTAATCCGGCAAATAGAGCAATTGCGGGTTGTTCAACAAGATTGTCTTCTGAGTAGTCATTTACCATTTTTAGCTTATCCTTCTAATTTTGACTATTTATTTTCAGATTCACGTCTTTTGAGTTCGTCAGCAATTTTCTGTGCTATGCTTTTGTGGTACATCCTACATAATGTGGAGCGAATTGGAAGGTTATACCCCCATTGGCTGGATTCAGCTGGTCTGACAGCTTTTTCAGGTTGGACAATTGTTTCCCAGGTTACGTGACGATTAAATTCTTGTTCATTTTCTTTTCCGAAGACTGATCCAGAAGAAAATGCATCCCTTTCTCCTAATATTCCAACAGCAGCTACGCCACGTCCGTTAATGTATGCAAAAACACGTCCTCCTGGTTCTGGCCGGTTTAGATATTCCTGGGTATTGGGATAACCATGAACAGCAATAACTGATTGGTCAAACATTTTCTGGTATGCACCTTTACCATAAGTTTCATTAGTATTGAAAAACCAATCTCCAGACCAGCCCCATTTTGGGGCAATAGGTTGAATATCAATTTTTGAAATCTGAAGAAAAACCTGGCCATTATTTTCATAGAATTGGAACGGAACATAATCAATGGGGACATTATATAATTCACTCAACCACTTTATTATCCGTTTCATACTTTCATCTACTGAAGACGCAAGAATGAACAATCGTCTTTGTTCTAGGAATTCATCATCTCGAAAATCAGGATTTTCACTAAAATTTTTAAATTCTTCAAACAAATCACCAGCATTTACCCCTTTATATTTTTTCCACCTATCATTGAAATCTTCGTATTCCCAAGATGCCAACAGTGCTGCATAATCAAGGATTTGTCCCACTGTATTTCTATCTGACCAATCCCGTTTTATTTCGATGATTATCAGATTTCCTTGACTGTCCACAGCAAGAAGATCAGCCATAACTTCACCGCTGATTTCCTGTGCGATTATCATAACTGAATCAGGGTTTGAAAATAATAATTTGGGCTCGGTGGCCATCCAATTCTCAATATTTTTTTCATTAATTTTAAGAGAAGAAGCATTACGGAGAGCAAATGGTGTGAAGTGACTTGTGTTCAAATCCACATTGTAAATACTATAATTATCTTGCATCTGCGAACACTATTGTTATTTTTTATATATATACCCACTTTATTGAATTGTCAAATCTAACAAATCAGGATCTGCAATCCATCCCTCAAGTGGGTCGCAGTCTGAATAGTCCTATTTTGTCCGTTTTGCCGTTGAATTGCCGATATATTGCCGATAATGTTCGTTTAATGTATAGGCACGTGCCCGCCGGGACGGGTCTGCCACCTCCAGCCACCCTTCTTCCACCCAATTCTTTAACAGCACCCGTGCCATGCGCTGGGAGAGGCCTAAGGTATTGGCTACTTCAGAAGAGGTGATCTGCTCCTTTTTGGTGAACAGTGCCAGTACTGTCCTTGCCCGCGGATCAAGCCGGCGCAGAGCTTCAGGTTCAATGGTAATGCCTTCATCCAGACTGCGCAGTGCCTCCTCCCTGGCAGCAGTGAATACTTCTGCCAAAAGCCTGACAAAATATTCCAGCCATGAGGTCAGGTCGGCTGTGGGACGGCCTTCGTAATAGTTGTGGTGCGGATGGACGACCAGAGCCTGATAATAAGCGTCAAGGTCGCGTGCATGGTGCTCTTCAAGTGAAAAGAAGCCGTGTAATCCATAACCGCCCCTGTGTAAGATAAACGTGGCCATCAGCCGGGCTGTCCTGCCGTTGCCGTCATAATAGGGATGGATGGTGACAAATTGGTAATGGACCAGTGCAGCGATGAGGGGCACTGGCACTCCATCTTTTGTGGCCGTATTGCCCCAATTGACCAGAGCGGCCATGAGTACGGGCACATCTTTGGCTTCGGGCGGCATATACACAATAGCACCGGAGGCAGAATCCCGTATCACATTCTGGCCGTCACGGTACGGGCTGGGTCCGGCCCTCGCCCCTTTCTCAACCAGTGCATGCAGGCGCTTGATAAGGTCTTCAGTAAGAGGCACCCCTTTAGCCGCCCATTCTTCTACGCGTAGCAGGGCGTTCCAGTAGTTGCGCACCTCACCCACATCCCGCTCCCGGCCGAGGAATTGTTTTCCCTCGATGACCTGCTCTGCCTCTTCCAGTGTGAGCCTGTTGCCCTCTATCCGGGTGGAATAGTGGGTGGAGCGGATGCGGGCACGGCGGCGCAGTTCTTCCTGTACTGCCAGGGGAAGCGGTGTTTGTTCCACCACGGTCCGGTCAGCTTCGATCTGCATGAGGGCGGCGGCTGTGGCAGGGGCTATGGTGTAGGTGGGGTGCCAGAATGTCATATTTCAGACCCCAATAAAAGTATCAAGCCACCAATGCGGCCTGTGCACCCTTTAGCGACACATTCAATTCATTCATTTGCACAACCTTTGAGGCATCCAGAATTTCTATCTCAAGTATCTTCTTGTCTTTCGAGTAATGCGCGATAATTCCTTCAGCAAGGTCAACAGAATCTACGGGTTTACCTTCCCTGAGTTGAATTATCAATGCATCCGTATCAGGGGAGTATTTTATCTGCAAAGTTATTACCTCCTTTAAAGTATCTTTTTGCGGTTGGATAATATACCGTTACAAGAACTGGCAATTTATGGTCATATTCATAGACTGCTCTAATTATATGTCCATTATATCTTTTATGAGCAATAAATCTGTTATTATGACCGGTCACCACTTCTTCCGGAAATAGCAAGGTCTCAATAACCTGTTCGGGTTTTAAACTCCATACAGCGATACGCTCTAATGAGTGCCATGTAAGTAGCAATTCAACTTCTTTGGCTGCAACTTTGATTTTATAAAGCCTGCCTTTTGATTTGTCTTCGGTTCCCAAGATTTTGATTTTCATGCTCCACCGTTATCCGGCATCAGAATGTTAATTTTTTCCACATCCATCTCGCCTGAGATCAGCTTCGGCAGGAGCAGGTCGCAGGTGCGGACGCTGGTGCTCTTGCCTTCCAATTCCTGCCTGGCTATGGTGAATTTATGGTCGGCGTAGCGGAGAAAGATCAGGCCCAGTACAGGTGTTGAATATTCGGATGATTTCAGTTTGGAATTGGCGCGGAGCTCGTCGGCGGCTTCCCACAGGCGTTTTTCTATTTCGGTATTATTGGTAGCTATGTGTATACCTCACGTACATTTTTCTTAGATTGGTAATGATATGAAACAGAACTTGCTGAATCATAACGGTGCTGCTATTCTAGCCTGTGAATTTATAATCAATCGTAATATATGTTAGCATATGACCGTCGCACTGGAACCCATGGTCGATGAACCTGCCCTGGTTATTGAGAATACCATCCGGGTACTTGTGGTGGCAGATATCCATCTTGGGATCGAATGGGACCTTGGCAATAGCGGTATTGTGGTCCCGAGCCAGTCCGCTGGAGGACTTGCAAGGATACTGGAATACCTGGATACAGCAAAACCTGACAGGCTCGTGCTGCTGGGGGATGTGAAACATAATGTGCCACGGATATCCTGGCAGGAACGGGAGGAAGTGCCCCATTTCCTTGAACGTATTGCCAGAAGGGTTCCGGTTGACATCGTGCCAGGCAACCATGACGGGGACATGGAATTCCTGTTGAGGCAAATCCCGGCAGGGCCTGAAGTGATACTGCAACCGGCCAGGGGTTTTGTGCAAGATGGCGTGGGGTACTTCCACGGTCATACCTGGCCGGACCCTGGCCTGCTGGCCTGCAGCCATATTATCATGGCACACAACCACCCCACAATCAGGTTCACGGACGCACTGGGTTCCAGCAGTACCGAACCTGCCTGGATACGCACCCGGTTACTCCGCTCACCGCTGGAATCACATTACCGCCTGACCGGTGATGAACTGCCGTGGTCTGACCCTGAAGTGGTGATCATGCCCGCATTTTGCCAGCTCTGCGGGGGAGTGGCATTCAATGAATCAATGCACGAAGACCTGCTGGGTCCGCTATTTGCAGCAAAGGTTGTGAATATGGATGACGGGCAGGCGTACCTGCTGGATGGTACCAGGCTGGGAAAACTGAAGGATATGCGTAAACTGGATATTACAAAGAAACGGGCAGACCCGATACGAAAAAGAACTAATCGTCGCGGTACGGTATCTCGATGACCATGAACTCTTCTGCGATGCATACATTGTTAAACTCCTTCAAAGCATCTTCCAGTAACTGTGATGTATCCTCTGAATAACGGGAGCTGATATGGGTCAGCACAAGCTGGTGCACATTTGCCAGGGATGCCAGGGATGCCGCCTCCCCTGCCGTGGAATGCATGGACTCGTTGGCCCAGTCCACCATGTCATCGGCAAGGGTCGAGTCATGGATAAGGATATCTGCTTTGTCGCTTGCTACAAAAACGCCGCTGCATGGCCTGGTATCACCGGAATAGACTATCCTGCGGCCCGGTCTCGGGGAGCCTACAACGTCACTGCTCTTTATGATCCTTCCCTGGAATTCGACATCTTCTCCATTATGCAGGCGCTTGAACAGCGGTCCTGGAGGTATACCGAGTTCGAGGGCTTTATCACGGTCGAACCGTCCGGGCCTGTCTGCTTCCGCCAGGGCATAACCAACAGAGGGTACACTATGTTCGGTCCTGATAGCATCAATGTAATACTCACCCCTGTCCACCCTGTCCCCGGGATGTAATTCAATGGCCTGGATCTCGTATTTCAATTTATAGAATCCTATTGCCAGCATCAACCGGACGAATTCATTCACCCAGCGGGGACCGTATATTTTAAGAGGTTCTGTACGACCGTTAAAGTTCATGGTCTGTATCAGGCCCGGGATACCAAGGATATGGTCGGCATGGAAATGGGTGATGAATATGGAGGTCAGGTTGCCCATTCCGGTCTTGGCCCGCATCATTTGCTGCTGGGTGCCCTCTCCGCAGTCGAACAACATAAGCTCGCCCTTGCGGTTTACCAGAATAGCTGAAGGATTTCGTTTTGGGGTTGGTACACTGCCGCCGGTACCAAGGAATGTAACTCTGAGCATCTAATGGTTTTATGGTATCTATGCTATTAAATAATATCCTTACATTTTTAATTTAACTGATCTTACTTTTTCATCCAGTCCTTTACAGCCTTGCAGCCGGTGGTCTATCGTGATGCTGGTCAATACCCGGTTGACGCCCATATCCATTACAGCTTTGTGGGCTGCCTTGCACGCATCGAATATCTCGTCTATGCTCCCTGCCTGTATGGCAGTGCCCATTGGACATATCTGGTATTGCACATTGTGTTCATCCAGTGCTTTTACGGCGGTCGATATATAGCGGCTTAAGGAATCACCTTCGCCCAGGACTGCTAACTGGAGTTGTGCAGTAATTATTAATTCAGTCAATAGGAATACCCCCTAATTGTTACGTGAAGTGATACGTTTAGTACTAATCAAGAAAAGATATGCGTTTATTTCTATATAGCATGCACTATGAATGATAAAAATACGGTAATAATGCCAGATATGGATAAAATTGTCATACCGTAATTCATAATTTCAGCATGAAAAACGATATTTATCCGAGATTATCAGTGATTATTAACAACAAAACAACAACATCATTATGATAATAATTATTATATGCACATTAATATAATTTCCCGTTGAAAGAAGGGGCTAGTTAAAACTATTTTTAGATGTTATCCTCATGGATTGCCGGCATTCTTTTTTCCCATGGTTCTCCTGAGGTCTCTCAAAACGTCTTCTCTATTTTGGTATATTCCTTCATCCAACCTTTCCAGCAACACACGTACATGCACCCTTCTGTCTCCGGCCATATCTATCACCTTCCATCCCTGGGAGGCAATGAGTTCCTGCTTCCCTGCCGGGAACCGTGCATCTTCCAGCAGTACCTCTCCCAGGGCCTCTGCCCCGTTATGCGTTGTTACTCTCGGGAACCGTCCCTCTTTGCGGTAAACTTTCAACCTTGCCGCGTCCCTGTACATCCTGCCGCCGTGGAATGACAGGTACATAGACCCGGAACTGGTGTCCTGTGCCCTCCTGTCTATCTCAATAAGTTCTTCATCATCGAACTGGTAGAGGTTGTGGTAACCATGTCCGAACAGTCTTGAGTACAGAATGTCTGAACGATAGGCAGGTCCGGACTCCCTTGACAGGTCCACACAGTGCACCATATTGAACTCCTGCATCGATCGAACCAGTTCGTCTCCCGGGAGCCCCCACCTGATCTCCCATACCAGCCGCACATCATCCAGCGGGACCGAGGCCAGAAGGTCGTGTATCCCTTTCACCGCCCTGTTTGGATCAAAGGACCGGGGGGTTTCCAGTACCAATAATCCTGAGCCCAGCCTCCTGCAAATCCCTATACTCTCTTCAAGCAGCCTGCATGAACGTTCAGACGGGGCCAGCATGTACCGGTGGGTCAGGTCACGATGACACCGTACCGAGAAGGTAAAACCTTCAGGAACCTTTTTCACCCAGGAATCCACCACCTCAGGGGACGGTGTCTGGTAGAACGTAGAGTTCACTTCCACAAAGTCGAATACCCGGGAATATGCTTCCAGGGTATCTGCACCCGGTATCCTGAAATATCCCCAGCCACAGGCCCCTGTCCTGTAATCCGGCATCAATTGATTTATCATCTGTCAAGGGTAATAATATTGCTGGAGTTGATGTGTATGGGTACTATACGGCTTGGATGTTCAGGCTGGGACTATCGTGACTGTGGGGGTACGCTGTATGAGCGGGACGAGCCTTCGAAGCTCAGGGCATATACTTCACTGTTCAATACCGC
This genomic stretch from ANME-2 cluster archaeon harbors:
- a CDS encoding type I restriction-modification system subunit M N-terminal domain-containing protein — protein: MATNNTEIEKRLWEAADELRANSKLKSSEYSTPVLGLIFLRYADHKFTIARQELEGKSTSVRTCDLLLPKLISGEMDVEKINILMPDNGGA
- a CDS encoding metallophosphoesterase, which produces MTVALEPMVDEPALVIENTIRVLVVADIHLGIEWDLGNSGIVVPSQSAGGLARILEYLDTAKPDRLVLLGDVKHNVPRISWQEREEVPHFLERIARRVPVDIVPGNHDGDMEFLLRQIPAGPEVILQPARGFVQDGVGYFHGHTWPDPGLLACSHIIMAHNHPTIRFTDALGSSSTEPAWIRTRLLRSPLESHYRLTGDELPWSDPEVVIMPAFCQLCGGVAFNESMHEDLLGPLFAAKVVNMDDGQAYLLDGTRLGKLKDMRKLDITKKRADPIRKRTNRRGTVSR
- the rnz gene encoding ribonuclease Z, whose amino-acid sequence is MLRVTFLGTGGSVPTPKRNPSAILVNRKGELMLFDCGEGTQQQMMRAKTGMGNLTSIFITHFHADHILGIPGLIQTMNFNGRTEPLKIYGPRWVNEFVRLMLAIGFYKLKYEIQAIELHPGDRVDRGEYYIDAIRTEHSVPSVGYALAEADRPGRFDRDKALELGIPPGPLFKRLHNGEDVEFQGRIIKSSDVVGSPRPGRRIVYSGDTRPCSGVFVASDKADILIHDSTLADDMVDWANESMHSTAGEAASLASLANVHQLVLTHISSRYSEDTSQLLEDALKEFNNVCIAEEFMVIEIPYRDD
- a CDS encoding MTH1187 family thiamine-binding protein, giving the protein MTELIITAQLQLAVLGEGDSLSRYISTAVKALDEHNVQYQICPMGTAIQAGSIDEIFDACKAAHKAVMDMGVNRVLTSITIDHRLQGCKGLDEKVRSVKLKM
- a CDS encoding DUF72 domain-containing protein, which translates into the protein MINQLMPDYRTGACGWGYFRIPGADTLEAYSRVFDFVEVNSTFYQTPSPEVVDSWVKKVPEGFTFSVRCHRDLTHRYMLAPSERSCRLLEESIGICRRLGSGLLVLETPRSFDPNRAVKGIHDLLASVPLDDVRLVWEIRWGLPGDELVRSMQEFNMVHCVDLSRESGPAYRSDILYSRLFGHGYHNLYQFDDEELIEIDRRAQDTSSGSMYLSFHGGRMYRDAARLKVYRKEGRFPRVTTHNGAEALGEVLLEDARFPAGKQELIASQGWKVIDMAGDRRVHVRVLLERLDEGIYQNREDVLRDLRRTMGKKNAGNP